ATTTTGTAATATGGATGAATTTGTTGTCTACATTCTTTATTCTAAAAGATTCAAAAAAACTTATACAGGTTTTACTTCTAATTTAATTGAAAGATTTAAATCGCATAATTTTCTTGAAACAAAAGGTTATACACCAAAATTCAGACCATGGATAGTAATTCATGTAGAATTTTTTAATTCTAAAACTGAAGCAATGAAAAGAGAGAAATACCTAAAAACAGGTATAGGAAGAGAGTTTATTAAAAATTTTGTTTTTAAAGTTTAGCTCGAAAGGCTCATATCCGCCACGGCGGACACAGGTTCGAGTCTTCGCCGCGGCGAACTACTAAATAAAACACCACTTGAAAAAGCTGGTGTTTTTTTATTTATACCATTTTGTAATATGGATGAATTTGTTGTCTACATTCTTTATTCTAAAAGATTCAAAAAAACTTATACAGGTTTTACTTCTAATTTAATTGAAAGATTCAAATCGCATAATTTTCTTGAAACAAAAGGTTATACACCAAAATTCAGACCATGGATAGTAATTCATGTAGAATTTTTTAATTCTAAAACTGAAGCAATGAAAAGAGAGAAATACCTAAAAACAGGTATAGGAAGAGAGTTTATTAAAAATTTTGTTTTTAAAGTTTAGCTCGAAAGGCTCATATCCGCCACGGCGGACACAGGTTCGAGTCTTCGCCGCGGCGAACTACTAAATAAAACACCACTTGAAAAAGCTGGTGTTTTTTTATTTATACCATTTTGTAATATGGATGAATTTGTTGTCTACATTCTTTATTCTAAAAGATTCAAAAAAACTTATACAGGTTTTACTTCTAATTTAATTGAAAGATTTAAATCGCATAATTTTCTTGAAACAAAAGGTTATACACCAAAATTCAGACCATGGATAGTAATTCATGTAGAATTTTTTAATTCTAAAACTGAAGCAATGAAAAGAGAGAAATACCTAAAAACTGGGATTGGAAGAGAGTTTATTAAAAATCTTGTTTTTAAAGTTTAGCTCGAAAGGCTCATATCCGCCACGGTGGACACAGGTTCGAGTCTTCGCCGCGGCGAACTACTAAGACAAAGCTTCAGAGAAATCTGGAGCTTTTTTGTTTATACTAAAACTTGATTTAGATTGTCAGTGCGAAGTCAGGAGAGATTCGCATAGCTTGGAACTCTTCGGGGAGCGAGGTTTAAGCATTGCTTAAATTATCAGTTTTTATTCTTATTTTTCAGTCCTTCAGAAACGTCAATACATAATCTCTTATTTCTTCACGTTGCTTATCAGTTGCATTATCGCACATGTCGCTGTGAATAGTGTTAGGCAGCTTTATAATCGTTATTCCATATTTTTTCTGTTCTGCTTCTGTAGGTAAAACACCTGGGTCGGCAGGTTGGTCGCTTGAACGCAATGAATATACTTTCGGGTTAGTTGTTCTCGGTAAAGCCATACGCCTATTATCAAACGTAATAATTTTGCAAACAATGTCTGGATATTTTTGAGGGAATAATGCGGTCATATCTCCACCAATTGAGTGTCCTAAGAGTGTGATATGTTTAAAGTCTATTTCAGGATTTGATTTTTTTAATTCGTTTATTACGAACATAATATTGTCTGCCCCTCGCTCCCAAAATGGTCGTCTTACAATTTGCGGAATTCCTTTTTCAGGAATTAAACTATCTGTAGGACGTTCGTGCTGAATACTTACGACAAAGTACCCTTTTGACGCCATAAAGTTGGCAAGATCTGAATAGGCTAAATAGGGTTTGCCTTCGTTTTGACTATAACCATGACTAATGAGTACAACTCTAGGATGCTTAGTTTGTGGCTTATAAATCGCAATTGGGATTTCTCTGTTTCTTGATTGGTCTAATAAAGTCAACGTGTCCAAAGCAACGCTGTATACCGATTTATTTCCAACTGATTTTGTTAGTGTTGAGCAACTTATCAGAAGTGCTAATGCCAAAACGTAAATTATTCTACTCATTTTATTGTCTTTTGGGGTATGTCTTTTAGTATGACCGATAACGCTCTGGCGCTACACGCAGACTGGGGTTAAGAAAGCCTTAAACTTTCGGTAAAAGACTAATTTTACAAATACAAAACCATCTTCAAATTTTGCCAAATGCCCAGCTTGTTTGTAGCGTGTTTTGCGTGCTGGTTATTCAAATTCTATCCTACTTTCATTATAGTAATATACTGCCTGACCGTGTTCTTCATCCCAAGTTCTAAATGAAATAATTATTGGGCCTTCTTCGTCAATGGGTACTATAAAACCATAAACTCGAACAAAATATTTAAGTTGGTCTATGTCTGTAAGTTCTGGTAAGCCATAGTCACCTCTCATTTGATTATAACTTTCCCAAAAATATTCACTTAATGTTTCATTGATTTTATATTTATTACCCTCAATTAAATGAATTCGTTTAATCTGTTCGGCAGAAATATTATTATCAACCACTTCAAATTCAACCTTTGCAGTCGTAAAATTTAAACACATTATTCCCGAATTAATTCTAGCTTCAAATGTTTCAAATGCTGGATTATAAAAAAACTCAAATGGGAACTCATAGTTTCTCCAAATTTCTCCGACTGGTATAGATGGCGGAAGATAGAAAGGCGAGACTTGACAACTATATTTACTAAACAGTTCTATTAGTTTTTCGCTATTTTCATTGGTCAGTAAAACTTCTTTATTATTGATTGTACTTGCAATCCTGTCGCGAATGTCAATGTTTAATCCACCGCTTAAAATACCTTTATTCTTAAATAAAATTGCAATGTTATAAATAGCATTTTTTCTTTTCGGAAATACCGCATTCTTACTTAAAGGGAAACACTGCAATAATTCATCTTTTGATGTTGAACTAGCAATAAGCGTAAATGTTAGATTTAAATTTTGATCATTGTCAACTATTGAGTTTAGAACTTTATCATTACGTATTTCGGCTTGTTCGTAATCTACGAAATCATAAAGTTTGGCTTCAAAAGGTTTAAATTCTCTATAATATAGTTTAAAGGTATCAAACTCAATAGTCGATATATATTCTGAAATTCTCATTTGCGGTTGTTTCTTTTAACTTGTACACAAAGTCCTGTTACTACAGTGGATTTGGGACTAAATTAAGCCCTATTTTCGGATTTGCTAAATCATCCCAAATACAAAACAATCTTTCCATTCAGCCTAATACCCAAATCCGTTGTGGTAGCTGTTATGGGCAGGTTATTTCAGTATGGCAAATAATGTTTTTCTCTAGCATAACATTAACTAATTATTTCTTCTAAAAGTATAAAATCTGAATATAAGGTTTTCTCAATTATTATATTTTTAGCTCTCAAAAGTTCAGGTTTTTCATTTTTTTTAAATAAGTGTTTATATAGTTTTTCTCCTTTTTTTTCTAAGTGTAATGATGAGTCAAAACCATCCAAGCTATCTGCTAATTTTTTACTAAAATGTTCAATTTTAACAACAGTATATTCTTTTCGTGTCTTTAATTTAGCTATTAAATCTTTTTTTTGGTGATAAACGTTAGCATAATAATAGAAAAAAATAATTAATGCGACTACAATAGAAATAGTTATTAATACTGGAAGGTTTTGGTACATCTGTTCAGAATAACTTTGCGTACCTTGATTATATCTTTTTTTTACAAAACTTTTAATAAAGTTCCAAAACTCTGCCGGGACAAACAAAATAAAAACCCAAATTGATAAAGCAATAATTACAGATTTTCGGAATTTCTTTTTTCCTTCATTATAAAGATTTTCGATTATAATAGTTTCGTTCGATGTTAAGGGTAAAATAGTTTTATTCATTTTATAGATATATCAGTTAAATTAATTTTTTGTTTATTTATAAGGATTCTGTTATCGTCTTTTTAACTAGTTGACAGTCTTCATGTGTCTGACTATATGGGGCTTATATGTCCTAAATAAGGTGTTATATCTGACAAATGTCAGTATTTGTTTGTTTTCAAAAATAGTTTTTTTATTTCATAAACCACCAGACGGATTTTTATTTATTGAATATTTTTTGTACTCACATGAGTGTAAATTTCGGTGGTCTTAATGTTTTGATATTTGAATACTTCCCGCTACCAAGAAAAAGCTCCAGAGAAATCCGGAGCTTTTTTTGTAATAACTGTCTCGTCCTAAAATAAGTTGACACTAAATCGACTTATAATGAAAGACAAAGAAAACAAAGGGGGCAGGCGTTCCCAGCGGGATTATAACATGGCTTTTAAATTAGCTGTAATTTCCCAAGTTGAAAAAGGAGAAATGACCTATAGACAAGCTCAAAAAAACTATGGAATACAAGGAAGAAGTACAGTTTTGGTGTGGCTCAGAAAATTTGGTAACTTAGACTGGAGCAAACCAAACTTGTTATTTATGTCTAAATCTAAAGAAACTCCGGCACAAACCATTAAAAGGCTTGAAAAAGAATTAGCAGATGAACAGCTAAAGAATAAGATACTTAATACCATGATTGATATCTCTGATAGTCAGTACGGTACTCAGATTCGAAAAAAGTTTTCTCCCAAACCA
The sequence above is drawn from the Flavobacterium sp. N2038 genome and encodes:
- a CDS encoding GIY-YIG nuclease family protein; this encodes MDEFVVYILYSKRFKKTYTGFTSNLIERFKSHNFLETKGYTPKFRPWIVIHVEFFNSKTEAMKREKYLKTGIGREFIKNFVFKV
- a CDS encoding GIY-YIG nuclease family protein; this encodes MDEFVVYILYSKRFKKTYTGFTSNLIERFKSHNFLETKGYTPKFRPWIVIHVEFFNSKTEAMKREKYLKTGIGREFIKNFVFKV
- a CDS encoding GIY-YIG nuclease family protein, which encodes MDEFVVYILYSKRFKKTYTGFTSNLIERFKSHNFLETKGYTPKFRPWIVIHVEFFNSKTEAMKREKYLKTGIGREFIKNLVFKV
- a CDS encoding alpha/beta hydrolase family protein, which gives rise to MSRIIYVLALALLISCSTLTKSVGNKSVYSVALDTLTLLDQSRNREIPIAIYKPQTKHPRVVLISHGYSQNEGKPYLAYSDLANFMASKGYFVVSIQHERPTDSLIPEKGIPQIVRRPFWERGADNIMFVINELKKSNPEIDFKHITLLGHSIGGDMTALFPQKYPDIVCKIITFDNRRMALPRTTNPKVYSLRSSDQPADPGVLPTEAEQKKYGITIIKLPNTIHSDMCDNATDKQREEIRDYVLTFLKD
- a CDS encoding DUF6985 domain-containing protein, with the translated sequence MRISEYISTIEFDTFKLYYREFKPFEAKLYDFVDYEQAEIRNDKVLNSIVDNDQNLNLTFTLIASSTSKDELLQCFPLSKNAVFPKRKNAIYNIAILFKNKGILSGGLNIDIRDRIASTINNKEVLLTNENSEKLIELFSKYSCQVSPFYLPPSIPVGEIWRNYEFPFEFFYNPAFETFEARINSGIMCLNFTTAKVEFEVVDNNISAEQIKRIHLIEGNKYKINETLSEYFWESYNQMRGDYGLPELTDIDQLKYFVRVYGFIVPIDEEGPIIISFRTWDEEHGQAVYYYNESRIEFE